From Mucilaginibacter gotjawali:
CATGCCGGCGTTTACAATGCCCATATCAAGGCCCGCTTTAATGGCATGATACAAAAATGCGGAGTGCATGGCCTCACGCACCACGTTATTCCCCCTGAAGGAGAACGAGATATTACTTACCCCGCCGCTTACTTTGGCATAAGGCAAATTTCCCTTTATCCAGCGGGTAGCTTCAATAAAATCAACCGCGTAATTGTTATGCTCTTCAAGCCCGGTGGCAACTGTCAGGATGTTTGGGTCGAAGATAATATCCTGCGGTGGAAAGCCAATTTCATTGACGAGTATGTTGTATGATCGCTGGCAAATTTCTTTACGGCGCTCCAATGAATCGGCCTGGCCGGTTTCATCAAAAGCCATCACTACTGTAGCGGCGCCGTAGCTTAATATCTTGCGGGCATATTCTTTAAATTTCTCTTCTCCTTCTTTCAGCGAGATAGAATTGACGATGCCTTTACCCTGTAAACATTTTAAACCAGCTTCAATCACCGTCCATTTGGAGGAGTCGATCATGATGGGCAGTTTGGCAATATCAGGTTCCGAAGCCACCAGGTTAAGGAACTTTACCATCACCGCTTCCGAATCGATCATCCCTTCATCCATGTTGATATCGATCACCTGGGCACCGCCTTCTACCTGCTGGCGGGCAACAGTTAATGCCGCTTCATAATCCTCGGCCAAAATCAATTTGGAGAACTTTGGCGAACCTGTGATGTTTGTCCGTTCGCCAATATTTACAAAATTAGTTTCGGGTGTAAGGGTAACTGCTTCCAGGCCGCTTAGGCGCAGGTAGGGCTCAATTTCAGGCCTCACCCTGGGCGGGTATTTTGCTGCCTTTTCGGCAATACATTTGATATGCTCAGGTGTGGTACCACAGCAGCCGCCAACAATATTTACCAGCCCGGCCTTCATAAACTCGTCTACCTGGTGGGCTGTTTCGTGGGCTGTTTCATCGTACTGGCCGAATTCATTTGGAAGGCCTGCATTTGGATATGCAGAGATAAATACATCCGCTTTTTGCGAAAGTTCTTCAATATGCGGCCGCATTTCTTTTGCTCCCAGAGCGCAATTTAAACCCACTGACAATAAATTGGCATGGCGCACCGAATTCCAGAAGGCTTCCACCGTTTGCCCTGAAAGGGTACGCCCGGAAGCATCAGTAATGGTGCCGGAGATCATGATGGGCAACCCGTCCGGCCCCCCTCTAAATCTCCCCCCGGTTGGGGGAGACTTTTTTATTTCATTAAAGTACCTGTTGATAGCAAACAGGGCTGCTTTTGCATTTAGGGTATCAAATATGGTTTCGATGATCAACAGATCAGCGCCACCATCTACAAGGCCGCGCACCTGGTCGTAATAGGCTTCTGCCAAATCGTCAAAACTAACCGCGCGATAGCCCGGGTCGTTTACGTCCGGTGAAAGTGAAGCCGTACGGTTGGTTGGCCCGACAGCGCCAGCCACAAAACGCGGTTTGGACGGGTCTTTTTTATTATATTCATCAGCAACCTCGCGGGCAATGCGGGCGCCTTCATAGCTCAATTCGTAGGCCAATTCTTCCAGGTGATAATCAGCCAGTGAAATGCGCTGGGTGCTGAAGGTATTCGTTTCGATGATATCGGCACCTGCCTCCAGGTATTCAGCATGTATGGCTTTGATCACATCGGGGCGTGTGATGTTCAGCAGGTCGTTATTTCCTTTAAGATCAGAGCCATGATTGCGAAACCGTTCGCCACGAAAATCCTCTTCGGATAATTCGTACCGCTGGATCATGGTACCCATTGCCCCGTCAATTACAAGAATGCGTTTTTGTAGTTCTTTTCTGATATCCATTTTTAAGATGTGAGACGTGAGATATGAGATATGAGATAATAAAAACCGACAAAACAGTCTCTTATCTCAAGTCTCATATCTCACATCTAATAAAAAAAGCTTATATCGAGAAGTCGTCTGATCACTGACCTTCGCTTATCTTTCCCGGGAGCCAGTTGGCTCTCAAGTAGAATGTGGCACCTTGTAAGCACAGGTTGCCAAGACTTCGCAGGGTCTAATCCCTCCGTCTTTCTCTATAAGCATTGCAAAGATGCGTAATAAAGTAATCATATGCAAGAGGCGTAAATGAGCCAGGTCAAATGATATCATTTTTTACTTTGTCTATACAAAAAAAGCTGCCTCCAATAATTGGAGGCAGCTTTTTTAAAAGATTATTTTTCTGTTACCTTCTTCTGCCAAAAATACGCAGCAACATCAGGAACAGGTTGATAAAATCCAGGTAAAGGGTTAAACCACCCATTAGAGCCATTTTTGAGGCAGTGGCATCGCCATAGGCTAAACCGGCACCAATGTTTTTCAATTTCTGTACGTCATAAGCGGTTAATCCTACAAACACCGCCACACCAATATAGCTGATCAGCATTTGAAGACCTGAGCTATGCAAAAATAGGTTTACCAGACTGGCAACAACAATACCAACAAGAAACATAATTAAAATAGAGCCAAATTTGGTGAGGTCAGTTTTAGTGGTGTAACCGGCAATAGCCATAATTCCAAATACTATTGATGAAGTTAAGAATACGCCAGTTACCGAAGAAGCGGTGTAAATCAATAGTATAAAGCTTAAACTGATACCTGTTAAAGTTGCATAGGCAACAAACAGTAAAGCCAAAACGGGATAGGAAATGCGATTAAGGCCAAATCTCATTAGCAGCACAAATGCTAGCGGCGAAAACATTGCAATGTATGCAAACCCTGTTAACTGCCCGGTAGTAACGTCGACAAGAGTCATCAGTAGCGACGGCGTATTCGCAAAAACATATGCGGACAGCGCAGATACACCCAATGCCACAAACATCCACATGAATACATTAGCTAAAAACCTACGCGATGCGTCGGTATCATTTATTTGGACTATGTTATCATAAACATAGTCAGGTTTATTTATTTCCATTTTTCTTTTAAAATTTATTTATACAAATTTAATTATTAGAGTTGAGATTTTAGACGCCCAAAATGAGAAAAAGTTTAGTTTGAGTCCGGAAGTCGGAAAAGACCGAAAGTCCGGAAGATTAAAATCCTGTTCTTAAACAAAGTTTCGGGTTTACTCCAGTTCGTCTTTCGGACTTTACTGACTTTCCGGACTTTCGGACTCTTACCTACCCCAGTCTTCTTACCAATTGCTCTTCTACTTTTTTAAATACCTGGATAGGTTTTAATGCACGCCAGCCCAGGTCGTCCAATACCCCACCGAAATTGATATAGTAGTCGATATTGTTTCGTTTAAACTCATCAATTACGTGTTCGCGGAAATTGATGCCGGCTATCCAGCCGTCCTCCACATCCTGGAACCATTCTTCGTAGTAACAATCGTCGGATGAGTGAAAATTCAATACGTTTTCGCCAATCAGGATGAAATAATGGATACCACTATCCGTCATCAGGTCAAGGATCTCGCGTTTCAGCATCATGATATCGTTATTGATCGCGTCGTTCCACTCGCCTATAAATTCTATGATGGTGTAACCACGTTCGTAATCAACAAAAAGTACTTTTAAATACAGCGTATTTGAACCAAAGGCATCCCATTGCGGATGCAGCAGGTAATTGTAAACCTGCTTATCAAATTCAAACTCACTGTATTCAGTTGCATAAAACGGCGAATATTCGTCTTCCGCAGCAATATAATCGTCGCGCCATTTATAATATGGTTCTATTTCGTGCATTCTTTAATTTTAAATGTGCGGATGAAAAATATTTCAAATGTGCGGATGTGCAAATGTGCAGATTATAAAAACCTAAACCTTTGCATCCGCAGTTTATCAACTCACATCCATTTTTTTAATTAACTAATTTGCTTCTTCACTATTTGCACATCTGCACATACGCACATTACCCCTTATAAGCTTCTACTGCTTTTCTAACGCTGCCATGTTCCTTCAATAAACCAACAGCGGTATGCTCATCCAGGCCTGTTTCCCTCATTACCATTTTTGTGCCACGGTCAATCAATTTATCGTTTGAGAGCTGCATGTCCACCATTTTATTGCCTTTTACCCTGCCTAATTGGATCATTACACAGGTGCTCAGCATATTTAACACCAGTTTTTGCGCGGTACCCGCTTTCATCCGGGTGGAGCCTGTCAAAAATTCAGGTCCGGTGACAACTTCAACAGGATACTTTGCCGCTGCTGCCACCGGGCTGCCGCTGTTACAAACAATACAACCGGTTACCATATGGTGTTTGTTGGCCATTTTTAATCCACCCACCACATACGGCGTAGTACCCGATGCCGCTATGCCAACCAGCACATCCTTTTCATTAATTCCGTATGCCAAAAGGTCTTCCCAGGCCTGCCTGTCGTCGTCTTCGGCAAATTCAACCGCTTTACGGATAGCGCCATCGCCTCCGGCTATAATGCCCACCACCCGATCAAACGGAACGCCGAATGTAGGCGGGCATTCAGAAGCATCAACAACACCCAGGCGCCCACTGGTGCCTGCACCGATATAAAAAAGCCTTCCCCCTGCTTTCATTCTTTCAGCAGTGATTTTCGCGAGTGCCTCAATTTGTGGCAATGCTTTTTCAACCGCCAGTGGAACGGTACGGTCCTCTTCGTTAATATGCTGAAGGATCTCCTTAACTGTCATTTTTTCAAGGTCGTTAAACCTCGAGTCCCTTTCTGTAGTCCTATCCATGGAGGAATAAATAAATTTCAGGCAAAATTCGGTAAAAATGTTGACAAATAAAGCCTGGGCTTACCCGCTGAATTTTTCACAGGATTGGAAAAATTTGCCACAGGATTGAAATTTTATTTAAAACAGTATCCAACACGCCACTACCTTAACAACAATTATTAACTTTGTAGTAAGTATACTAGTATGAAGAATGCGGGGGCTATAATATTCAGGTCGATGATATTGCTGTTGATAGGAACAGTTATTGGCTTTTATTTAGCTGATAATAACCTGTCGGGCAATGGCCTCAATTTTTCACTCAAAAGCAATAACAAAATCAACAGTGTTTTAAGGCTTGTAAAAGACAACTATGTCGATTCTGTAAACGAAGACAGCCTTGAGGGTGTAGCCGTAAATAACGTATTGCAAACGCTTGACCCGCATTCCCTTTACCTGCAGCCGCAAAGAGCGCAATCAATTAACGAAAATTTAGATGGGGGTTTTAACGGTGTGGGCCTTGAATACCAGATCCTGCGCGACACGCTGGTTGTAACCCAGGTATACAACGGCGGACCGGCAGCAACTGCAGGGCTTTTACCCGGTGACAAAATCCTCCGTATTAACGAAAAAACTTTTTCGGGCACAAAACTTACGGCTAAAAAGGTTGACCAATCGCTAAAAGGCGATTCTCTTACCCAAATATCGATGTCGGTACTCACTGCCAACAATTCCATGTTAAAAACTTATCATATCCAACGGGGGCATGTTGATTTGAGCAGCCTTGATGCCGCGTATATGATCAACCCCGAAACCGGTTATATCAAAATAAGCAAATTTGCCTCAACAACGGATGCTGATTTCAGGGACGCGTTAACTAAATTAAAGGCCCGGGGCTTAAAAAAACTGGTGCTTGATATCAGGGAAAACGGCGGCGGATATCTTAGTGCAGCTACGTCGCTTGCTGATGAGTTTTTATCCAAAGGCAAGCTCATCGTTTATACAAAGGGCGCCCACGAAGAACGAAAAGATTATTTTTCTACTGATTCAGGCATGTTTAAGGAAGGTAAACTTGCAGTCCTGATAGACGAATATTCGGCTTCTGCAAGTGAAATACTGGCGGGCGCATTGCAGGATCTTGACCGGGCCCTGATCGTTGGACGCCGCTCTTTCGGAAAAGGGCTGGTACAGCAACAATTTCCTTTTGGTGATGGCTCTGCCGTAAATTTAACCGTTGCCAGGTATTACACTCCCTCTGGCCGTTCAATCCAAAAATCATACAAATACGGTACTGAAATATATCACAACGAAATAGCAGAACGGATGCGGAAGGGTGAGCTTTTTTCGGAACAAAGCACTTTAAACGATAGCATTTTTAAAAAACCATCGCCTTACCATACTTCATCCGGCAAAAAGGTATACAGCGGCGGCGGTATTATGCCGGATATTTTTGTGCCTGCTGATACCACTATCAATACAGCGCTTGTGCAGGAATTGAGCGAACAACAATTATTCACGGCCTATACTATCGACCAGCTAGGGCCGGTGTTAAATAAGTTCCATACTTCCGATGCTTTTGTAAGCCAGTACAATGTTAGCGATGATGCATTCAACAGGTTCATCCTTTATGCTTCAAAAACAATAAAGGAAATGGATTCAAAGGAATTACTTGTATCAAAGCCAACCATAAAAACCCTGTTAAAAGCCTCAGCCGCCCGCTTTAAATGGGGTGATAATGCCTATTTTGAAGTGATGAACAGCGATGATATTGCGTTAAAAAAAGCGGTGGAGTCAATTAATTAATTTGAAAATTTGTTGATTTGAAGATTTGAAAATGGCTCATTATTTTGCATTTTCAAATTAACACATCTTCAAATTTTCAAATCCGAAATTACTTCTGCCTGAACCAAACCTGGATCGGCGCACCCTGAAACTCAAAATTCTCTCTCAGTTTATTTTCAATAAAGCGGTAATAAGGCTCCTTAACGTATTGCGGTAAGTTGCAAAAGAAGGC
This genomic window contains:
- a CDS encoding S41 family peptidase, with the protein product MKNAGAIIFRSMILLLIGTVIGFYLADNNLSGNGLNFSLKSNNKINSVLRLVKDNYVDSVNEDSLEGVAVNNVLQTLDPHSLYLQPQRAQSINENLDGGFNGVGLEYQILRDTLVVTQVYNGGPAATAGLLPGDKILRINEKTFSGTKLTAKKVDQSLKGDSLTQISMSVLTANNSMLKTYHIQRGHVDLSSLDAAYMINPETGYIKISKFASTTDADFRDALTKLKARGLKKLVLDIRENGGGYLSAATSLADEFLSKGKLIVYTKGAHEERKDYFSTDSGMFKEGKLAVLIDEYSASASEILAGALQDLDRALIVGRRSFGKGLVQQQFPFGDGSAVNLTVARYYTPSGRSIQKSYKYGTEIYHNEIAERMRKGELFSEQSTLNDSIFKKPSPYHTSSGKKVYSGGGIMPDIFVPADTTINTALVQELSEQQLFTAYTIDQLGPVLNKFHTSDAFVSQYNVSDDAFNRFILYASKTIKEMDSKELLVSKPTIKTLLKASAARFKWGDNAYFEVMNSDDIALKKAVESIN
- the murQ gene encoding N-acetylmuramic acid 6-phosphate etherase, whose amino-acid sequence is MDRTTERDSRFNDLEKMTVKEILQHINEEDRTVPLAVEKALPQIEALAKITAERMKAGGRLFYIGAGTSGRLGVVDASECPPTFGVPFDRVVGIIAGGDGAIRKAVEFAEDDDRQAWEDLLAYGINEKDVLVGIAASGTTPYVVGGLKMANKHHMVTGCIVCNSGSPVAAAAKYPVEVVTGPEFLTGSTRMKAGTAQKLVLNMLSTCVMIQLGRVKGNKMVDMQLSNDKLIDRGTKMVMRETGLDEHTAVGLLKEHGSVRKAVEAYKG
- a CDS encoding Bax inhibitor-1/YccA family protein, which encodes MEINKPDYVYDNIVQINDTDASRRFLANVFMWMFVALGVSALSAYVFANTPSLLMTLVDVTTGQLTGFAYIAMFSPLAFVLLMRFGLNRISYPVLALLFVAYATLTGISLSFILLIYTASSVTGVFLTSSIVFGIMAIAGYTTKTDLTKFGSILIMFLVGIVVASLVNLFLHSSGLQMLISYIGVAVFVGLTAYDVQKLKNIGAGLAYGDATASKMALMGGLTLYLDFINLFLMLLRIFGRRR